The DNA window CTGGAACAGTTACATCCCTGAGAGAGGCGCGGTGAAGGCGACGACCGTTTTTGAACTCGCTAAGCGAGCTGGCTTGCGCACGGCGATGGTGTTTAGCAAGGAAAAGTTCAAGCATTTCGCCAAGCCGAACACGGTGGATGTCGTTGAGTATGTGCGGGGCAATGCTGAGAAAGTGGCAGAAGTGGCGGTGCGAGTGTTGACGACGCAAAAACCCAACTTGCTGTTCGTGCACTTCCACGATCCCGACAGTGCTGGTCATGCTTACGGCTGGGGTAACGAAGCGAAAGGTGTGCCACCGTCTGATGAGTTTTTGGCGGCGCTGCGCCGGTGCGATGAAGCGACGGGTGCCATCGTTAGAGCGTTGAAAGCCGCCAGGGTGTGGCAAACAGCGTTGGTCATCGTGACCGCTGATCACGGCGGTCACGACCGAACGCATGGGACGGCAAACCCTGAGGATGTCTACATCCCTTGGATCGCAGCAGGGGGGTTGGCGGCAAAGCGGGGTGAAATCAAGCAGACGGTGCGAACGATGGATACAGCCGCGACGGCTTTAGCCGCGTTGAAAGTCGCTGTGCCGCCTGACTGGGACGGTCAACCCGTCTCTGCAGCGTTGCAAGACGGCAGCAAAGTGGCGATGACAAACGGGGTGCTGCCCATCGTCGCTGAGTGGCGTGGCGTACGGTGCGGTGTGACTAAACCGCAACTGCGCATCGTCACAAACGCCCGTGACTGGTCGGACCTTTGGCGACAGGTTCATCGCGTCGTGCGCCCGGCACCGCCAGTTCCATCTATTGACTTCACCCGTTACACCGTTTTAGCGGTGTTCGCCGGACAAAAACCGACCGGAGGCTACACCATTCGTATCACACGCGTTACCTTGCAAGGTCAAAAAGCCGTTGTTTTCGTCCGTGAAGAGGTGCCTGAGCGGGGAGCGTTCGTGACCCACGCCCTCACCCAACCCTTCCATATCGTTGCCGTGCCGCGAGTCAACGCAAATGTCCAATTTATCGCCCAGCGCATTTGTGATCAGTGAGGGTGCCATCGCCGGCTGCGATCAGGGTGAATTGCCCCGTGCATCCACGCTGGATCCCAATCGGCGCATTAGTGTGTGTTGTCGGTGGATGTGTTGCCTTAGGTCTCGGCGCACAACGGGACCGTTTACCGCGCGACCCGTTGGCGTCGGGCGTTCTAGTTATCGGCAAAGTGGCACCGACGCGTTTGCAATCGGTTGTGGAGGCAATGGTTCCTACGGCTCGCACGGTGCCGATGCGTTTCCTCGGCATTTATGAGACTCCGGCATCAAAGCCCCATCACCGCCGTTACTTGGTCGTTTGCGCGGCGACGGCTGCCGCTTTGAAAGAAGCAATTGGTCTGAATGTCTCCGCACCGACCGTTTTGCTCGGGGACGGTGTGCCTGAGACTTTCAATCCGACAGCGTTAGCGCAATGGCGTCCCGAATTGCGTCTGCCCGCTAACGCGCCCGTGCTGCGTTTCAAGAGGCAACAACGGGCGTTGAAGTGGACCGTGATCGTAGTCGGAAGGTCACCGCAAACGGTCGGGACACCTGCGTGGTTGATTTGCACACCGCAAGTGAGGCGTGTGACCCGTGCCTTGATGTTTTCCCGTATCAGTGCTATCGGCGTCAGCCAGCGCGTGCCGCTTCGTCCCCCTGAGGCTTTCTGGACCGCATGGATCGGTTGGGGATTGATATTTGCCGGCGGGCACCTGTCGCTGTGGTGGTTGTGGCGGCGTTGGCGTGGCATTGCCGCTGTTGCCCTCCTAGTGCGCGAGGGTTGGATTTACCATTTCGTCGCACTTGCTTACTTTGCCCTTTACTTGACTGCCGTCGGCGTCATCTACAATCGTCCTGATTTTCAAGACGCAATGACGATCCCGCCCCAATGGTTTTCGCCTCAACCACCGCTGCGTTGGTTAGCGGGGCTGCCTGTGATGTGGGTAATCCTTTGGGGCATTCAAATGGTGACCGTGATGCTGCCGTCGGCACTGATCCCGCCGGCCGGCGTCGTCATCGGGCACTGGCGTGGAATGGTAGAGCAAGCGTTGAGCACCGCGCCCATCGCACAAGGTGGCTTTTTTTCTGGGCTGCTTACCGGGTTGGCAGTGTTCTGGCACGGAGAAATGACCATCGTGGCGATGGTGTGGAGTGGGTTGCTGACACGGGCGATCATCGCGCCCCATACTTTCGGGACGGATGATTATTGGCAGGCTTATAAAACTGCCCTACGCGCATTCGTGCCTATCGTCCAAATCGTCGGCTTCTTGGCATTGTTCGCGGCGTTCTTTACGACTATCGCCATCGTTTACGGATGAGGAGGTCGGCGCTATGACAACCGCAACATCTCGGACGCAAGTGGAAGTGCGACAACTGGTGGAAGAGAAAGCCCGTAGAGCTAAAACGGTCGCACCCGTGGTGGCAGCGCTGCCGACGGAAGTCAAAAATCGCGCCCTGTTGAACATGGCGGACGCCCTCTGGGAGCGGCGAGATTTCATCTTTGAGCGCAACGCGGAGGATGTGGAATCCGCCCGCCATGCAGGGTTGTCCCCCGCTCTTATTGACCGCCTGCTGTTAAACGAGGAGCGGTTGGAGGGCATTTGCAAGAGTTTGCACGAAGTCGCTGCCTTGCCCGACCCGGTCGGCGAAATCGTTGAGGGTTGGAAACGCCCTAACGGTTTGGTGTTGCAAAAGGTGCGTGTGCCTATCGGCGTCATCGGCGTCATCTACGAGAGCCGCCCCAATGTCACAGTGGACAGCGTTGCCTTGTGCCTGAAGTCAGGCAATTGTGTCGTCCTGCGGGGCGGCAAGGAAGCCCTCAACTCCAATATTGCCCTCGCCTCAGTCATCACGCAAGCCGCTGCCGATGCAGGTGTGCCCGCCGACGCCATCCAACTCATTGACACGCCCGACCGCGAAGCCGCGCAAGTGCTGATGCGGTTGAACGGGCTCATTGATCTGCTCATCCCACGCGGCGGTATGGGCCTCATTCGTTATGTCGTGGAAAACGCCACCGTTCCGACGATTGAGACGGGCGCAGGCAACTGTCATGTCTATGTTCACGCCGACGCGGACTTAGATATGGCGGTCAACATCATCGTCAACGCCAAGACGCAGCGCCCGTCGGTGTGCAACGCCGCTGAAACGCTGTTGGTGCACAGGGACATCGCCGACCGGTTTTTGCCCAAAGCCGCTCAGGCACTGTGGGAGAAAGGCGTGGAACTGCGGGGCTGCGAACGGACTCGGAAAATTCTCCCTGAGGCTAAGCCCGCGACGGAGGAAGACTGGGAGACCGAATACTTGGACCTGGTCCTCGCCGTGAAGGTTGTAGACAGTTTGGACGACGCCATCGCCCACATCAACCGCTACGGGACCAAGCACAGCGAAGCTATTGTAACCCGTGACCTGCAAGCCGCCCGTCGGTTCTGCGAATTGGTGGACGCCGCTGCGGTCTATGTCAATGCGTCTACCCGTTGGACGGATGGCTACGAGTTCGGCTTGGGCGCCGAAATCGGTATCAGCACTCAAAAACTTCACGCACGCGGTCCGATGGGGTTGCGCGAATTGACGACCTACAAGTGGGTTATCTGGGGCGAGGGGCAAATCCGAAAGTGAGGTGCCTGCCTCCGCTTTTGCGGAGGGGCACCACCGCACGCCCCTGAACCCACCTTGCCAGAGAGTTTTTCTGCAGTGCCTTTGTTGAATTTTCCGCGTCTCGGAGGGCGCGTCGCCTGACGCGCCCTTACGGTTTTCATGCCATTTTTCGGCGGCTCAAGCGAACCGCCCTCCGATTAAACCCCATTATCCAACACTGCGTTCCACAGTAAGTCGTTTCCGAGCAAAAAGCGTGAGGGACGCTTATTCTTACGCGGAGGGCGGATCCATCAAGGACGGGACTTGCGATTGCTCGTGTGTCTCCTGCAGGGCGATAGGTTCTACGGCGCGTTCAGCGACGACGCTGCGAAGTGCGACCAACAACGCCCGCGCTGTGTCCAAGCTCGTGATGCAGGGGATCCCGTGTTCCACTGCCGCCCGCCGAATGATCAAATCATCCCGTTGGGAGAGCCGCGACGCTGACGGTGTGTTGATGACCAAGTGCACCTGCTTGCGCGTCAGCAAGTTCAACAAGTTCGGCTCCCCCTCTTCAATCTTGCGGACGACTTCACAGTCAACGCTATGCTGGCGCAGGAAGTTTGCGGTGCCCTGTGTCGCAAACAACTTGAAGCCAAGCCCCGCAAAGCCCTGCACGATCGGTAGCGCTTCGGGTTTGTCCTTGTCGGCGACGGTCACTAACAACTTGCCGCCCAGCGGGACATTGTAGCCTGCAGCCACCAAGGCTTTATAGAGGGCTTTCGGGAACTCGCGGTCAATGCCCATCACTTCGCCCGTGCTTTTCATCTCTGGACCAAGTTCAATCTCTGCCTTGAACAATTTGCCCATAGAGAACACGGGCGCTTTGACGCCGACGAACTCTGGTTCAGGCAGCAATCCACCTTGCCAACCCAATTGACGCAAACTCACGCCCATGATGCATTTGGTCGCGATGTTGACCATTGCAACGCCCGTCAGTTTGCTGATGTAAGGCACCGTCCGCGACGAGCGAGGGTTGATTTCCAACACATATACCTCGTCCCCCAAAACAACGAACTGGATGTTGATGAGCCCGCGCACCTTGAGCGCTTTGGCGATGGCTTGGGTGTAATCCACGATGCGCTGTTTGGCGATGTCTGAGAGCGTTTGTGGTGGGCAAACGGCGATGCTGTCAC is part of the bacterium HR17 genome and encodes:
- the proA_2 gene encoding Gamma-glutamyl phosphate reductase; this translates as MTTATSRTQVEVRQLVEEKARRAKTVAPVVAALPTEVKNRALLNMADALWERRDFIFERNAEDVESARHAGLSPALIDRLLLNEERLEGICKSLHEVAALPDPVGEIVEGWKRPNGLVLQKVRVPIGVIGVIYESRPNVTVDSVALCLKSGNCVVLRGGKEALNSNIALASVITQAAADAGVPADAIQLIDTPDREAAQVLMRLNGLIDLLIPRGGMGLIRYVVENATVPTIETGAGNCHVYVHADADLDMAVNIIVNAKTQRPSVCNAAETLLVHRDIADRFLPKAAQALWEKGVELRGCERTRKILPEAKPATEEDWETEYLDLVLAVKVVDSLDDAIAHINRYGTKHSEAIVTRDLQAARRFCELVDAAAVYVNASTRWTDGYEFGLGAEIGISTQKLHARGPMGLRELTTYKWVIWGEGQIRK